The following is a genomic window from Xiphophorus couchianus chromosome 5, X_couchianus-1.0, whole genome shotgun sequence.
TTTGTTATGAAAACAGCCAAAGTAGCTAAATAGTAAATACCTAATGGTCTGCTTTTACTGTTAAGTtgattatctttatttttctccaacACTAGATGTAATAAAATGAAGCGTAACTGGATCACTAGTTCTGAAAGCACTACCAAGGAGTGTAAGCAACTCAAATGTGATCAATAAGAATCATTCAATATCACTGGTTACATGatcaaaaatgtgcaaaataaaaggttttaccATAAAAAAgataggttttttttgtttgttttttaacaggaGTTATTTATCTTTGCGGAGAAGCAGAGGACTTGAGTTTCACCTGAAAAGCCACTTTTCAATGTTGTTGCATCACAAAGTTACCACATTTGAACGGCTTGCAAAGCTGCAAAAGTTTAACTATGTTCATGTTTGCACAACTACTGAGTTTTTCCAATTATATTTGTTAGACTACattcaaaacaaagatgaaaacataCAATTTTTCCACTACATCAGGGGCGCTttaagtcggtcctcgagggccggcatcctgcacgttttagttctctccctgctgCTACCAACAatcttttcagcatgtcaatgttcttcttaggccttctaacgagccatcatttgatccaggtgcgttaaaccagggagagaactaaaacatgcaggatgccggccctccaggacccactttgggcgcCCCTGCACTACATGTGTACTTGAGTAATCATAATTTGGATCTCCTCAAACAATGCAGTGCTCTAAATGTTTTCACCATGTTGTGAAATAACAGAGGCGATAAATGATTCTCcttaaaatacataaactttATTGGGACATGTGTGCCAGGTAATGGGATTACAGATTTGCAATGGGCTTGTGAGGCCAGTAAGGATATTTGACCTTATCTAACTTGGTCTCAGGGAAGGCTTCGTTCAGGTCGTCGATGGTCATCTGATCGAAGGGAATCATGTTCTTAaatttctccagctgaacaaaaaaaaaaagcagagaaaaactttattagTAACATTCCTGGTGACATTCCTCTTGCATCAAGTCCCTATATCAACTAGCATCTCACCTCTTGTTCATACGTAGCGACGCGCGCCTTTGAAGCTTCAATGTAAGCCACTGCACTCTTGTTCTGTTTGCAGAAAGTGAAAGAACAGGTCTGAAAATAAACTGCCGATCACGctttacaaactgaaaaataaatatttagcaatacTGCAAAAACATCCTGGCTTTAAATTCTTGTGTCCAATTTTCAAATGCTAGATACATACAGATGTTTATGTACAACCAAACTGAGATCTCTGAAGTAGCCACTTACGGCTTCAGCCTCCTGTGCGTTGATGTTGCTCGTCTGCGTGTCGACGGGCTCAGGGATCTGCAGTGCTTtgaactgcaaaaataaaacaattaatgtCTTAACTATGTAATCCACAAGCTGGTTTGGATTATTCATAAAATTATACCTCAACCGGATGATCATatagtcaaataaaataagccgtttatctcattttaaatacataatgCCTTAAATAGAAggtctaaaaaaatatttctagatGGATTTTACCAGAAAGtacacactttttttctttagtctttggAGTGAGTCATTTCGTGGTAACACTGATATTGTGTTTAGAAAGGAAAATTACCTTTTTCTCAAACTCGTCGACCATGCCTGCTTTAGCCACAGCGCTCCTGTAGTAACTCCAGTCGATGGCTGCAGGAGTCTCAGGCAGGGAGGCTAGTCTGGAACAAACACAAGAATCAGTTTCAACAGATTAAAAGGAAGGAACGGTGAGCAGACACAACTGTAAACAATTAAATGTATGGAAACCTTACGgggagcaaaaagaaaaatagtagTTATAATGTATGCAAATGAAACTAAAAAGTGGCGTTTGCTCCTGAATGAGCAACAGATTTTGAGAGACTATAACTTGCGTTAAGATATAGAATGTAAAACAGTTTTACTTGGAAGAACGctggctttatttattaaaaagtcaAGAATATTTGACTTAATGTAGTAATATGGGACCCTACGGTTATTATGTTATTGACTGAATAATTTGAGtattattttgaatgtaaaaattaacaattttcattgcaactttttcaaattattaattaaaaaaaaaaatctgttaactttttgaaaagaagaagaaattctAATCTGCCAGCCAGCTTAAGCCCATTAGGACAGTGATCATCTTACTTATAAAAGTATCTGTGAGCTTTACTTTGAAAGATCAAACTTTCCATCTCTATGAGCAGAATTATCTTTTTAGCAACTTCCACCCCAGCCAGAAACAGAAACCTGGGGCATTTTCTTACTGCATGCTGAGAAATAAATTGAGTAAGATGAAATTCATTGCTTTGCTTTTCACAAAGTATCTTCTTAGTGCACTACGTGTTTTGTCATGCCtcggaaaaaacaacaactttttgtCGACCCCATTCtgaaaaatagaatagaatagaattactttattcatcccagcagggaaattatttcgcagttacagcagcatagagacaagacacatgacaaccaccactgagtagcaatgtagacaagataaaataagaataaaatataacatgctgtcaatataaaaagcagcttagagcagtccttgcaaggattcaaaaatgcagatacagtatgtatatgtaaatatatgtacagcaagtgtgccataatgcagttgtgcaaaatcggactgattagtgcagaacaatgatttagcttttattgtacagtgagatggcatgtggcaggaaggatttcctgtatctgtccctacgacagcagagctggagcagcctatatgagaaggtgctccgctgtctgtccactatgtggtggagagggtgctgtttattgtccataatagacagaaccttcttcagtgtcctcctctccaccacagtttccagggactccagccttagtcccagtacagagccagctttcctgatgattttgtctagtctattagagtcgctagTCACAGTCATAAGTCACAGTCATAATTAGATCAACCACTGCGGCGGCATACTTAGCAGAGATGGCATCGGTGCGAGTCTTCAGAGCGTTGAACATGCCCCGCTGGTTGGGAGGAACCCGCTCAGCAAACGCCAACCAGTCAATGGCCTTCAGGGCTGCACGGCGGCCTGCCATCTTCACTCTCTGAAAAAGAAGATTCCTTAGTCGCACACATGCCGTTGCCATTATCTTCCCTTTAAATTGAAATGTTCCTCAGTTATGCTACCCAGTTAAACCTGAGGTGACTGTAAAGTCTCTAAAATGTTGCTGTATTTATAATAGGTCAGCTGTTCTTCACACAGATTCCACAAATTGACTAAAATCTGTCTCTAGGagcttttaaagctttttttattctagAGTTTATACTTTTACTTAGGAAAATTTTACTAAATTGAGAAGACATAACCATAGAAAACTcagggtaattttttttttgacataagGCTCGTGTAGCTCAAACTGAACTTATTGGAAGAGGAAATTCTCTTTAGATTGTAGAATATCCTGATTTCCACTTGGAAAAGACATTTTAGCCATTTGCAGTCGCTTTCCGTTTGCAACATTGACAGGGTTGATTTGTTATGAAGATATGTAAATAATGTTAGAAAAACCAAACAGTATGCTTGTTAATATTTTCAGGTCTAcatactaaaataaatcaatcaccAGATCTGACACAATTACTTAATCCGCACAAGATCCAGATTGtaaccaaaatatttgaaatagttttaatcttaaattcCTACCTTAAAtatatgaaagtaaaatatcttttgattaaaagcaaaacactgtCTGAACTACTTcttttgactgattttattgagactatttatttttttacatgtattcGGAAATACATTTTCGTACAACGTCATCtcttaaaattttgtgttttattttcagatctCTGGAAAGAATCTCATTTTCCTCTGTAAGTGCTTTAAGGCTCTTTGAGACTAAATCATCAGTTGTGACTATAGTTTTATATTTGGAGGATATCTTGTTTGGAAACCTACTGGTTTGGCCACCCACACAATTCATCTCTCGTTAAAATAATGCAATTGAACAGCAGCAGAGTGATAATCTAATAAAAGCACACCACGACCTTCgtcaaaaatacaaactataacagttaaaaaataatgtacactGCAGAAAAAACGATATCAATCGAAATAACTTTGCACAAATAAATAGGAAATATGATTCCTAAATCGCACGACCATATTGGAATACAGTGCGCCTGTCATAATTGTGCTTATTTGTGCGAACAGGCTAAAGACCAATGCATCCACTTCCACAATGTATTGTAAGACCATCAAGCGTGTGTTCCTGTCTGTTACTTAGAACTATAAAGTCAGTGAGAATAAAATGTGCTTGGACCTTTTAACTAGCTTTTGTCGCAAAATAAAACCTATGTTTATAATCTACGTGGTCGAAAAGCAACAATCTTTTGCCGTTTAACCACAACCTAAAATTAAACTACTCAAAGTAGTGTCTGTCAACATATTAAAACTAAACCGTTTGAAAAGATGAAATGCAGAACTACACTTGTAGGAAAGTCACCGTCCTTGACATTTTCTAACATTAACACAGGCTAACGTTAGCTCGTTCCGTTAGCCTGCTAGCCAAGGTCAGACGTTTCCATTTAAAACGAGAGCCGTGTCTCAAAACAAATATGTTCACCCGACTGTTTTCTGTATAAAGATACAGCCGTGGAAAAAAACACGACCGTTTCTACACAATTATTCCACGTCAATCCTTCAATCTGTAATGCAGTTGTGTACTCACCTCGCTGCAGATAACTGTGACGGATCAGTGCAACGGAAGTCCTTTTTCATGAGAAGTAGTGAGAGCAGAAGCGGATATCTACTACTGCCCCCTAGGGGACCGACTGAGCACTTACAGTTGATTTAACACACTTGGTTCTTCCAGAAAGTCTTGGAAGGCGTCAGCTACAAGGTGACCACAGATTATATATCTGATTATAGAGATTAGAAGGCTCGGTTTAAGTAGGCACAAGAAAGAGAATCAAAGTTAAGAGATAgtgtatgtttgttttcaacattCCTGGAATTAAAGTTCAGCATTTGCTTAGAATTTGAATAATAAGCCTAAATGTCAGATAATTGGATTCTTCCTAAAGGTTTTAGTTTAATCTCTGATATCATGTCAAGCATCAGGGACTAAATGTAGCACGGTTGAATAAGTAAAGAAGTAATTTTTAGATGTCATTCAAATACAATTGGAAACACAcatgaaagtaaaatgaataTACGCTTATATGTTGTGCTGTAAATGTGCCAATAGCTTATTAAGCAgagtaagaaaattaaaactgggtgcaaaaatatctccaaatataatgaaatattCATAATTATTAGAccatttatatcttttttttccattcttgtGCTGTTGCTCTTCTATCAAAGTCTGTGAGTTCAGCTTGATGGACCAAAGTGacaacttgaaatatttcatgatAGTTCGAGAATAACTATCATGAAATCACACTATGCTGAAGTGATTGTATAACTTGTAAAGTATAAGAAATCCACATTTTGAATActaatttattgatttcataaataattatttgtcaATTCCATTAAGTATTGACAAATTATAATAActataaaatgcatttatttatcacaGACACTaattgaacttttcttttaatttaacaaattgtAGCAGTTTTAGAACACTGAATCgctttttttatgtacttttttttttttttttgcttctattaAAATTTATGTAGCAATTCAGCagattattgttgttgttgatttaggGAAGTGGCAGCTTTGGCTCTCTGTAGACCAAAAcgttttaattctgttttacGCAAACAAAGGCATCATATTTCtcattatattttgtcacaatcTGCTAcacatttaacacatttaagTTGCTGTATTTCTTTCTCTCAGTTGTCACATATTTGTATGTGTTGAATTATGGCACCATTAGTCCTCCATAATACATGTCCTGAAAGTGCAGCTGTAAAACCAATATCGTTTAAATACCACGTAACTTTTAAacgtttagaaaaaaaagttatgcaaGTTTTCTAACGTCTTTAAACGGGAAACTTTGTGGGTTTAAACGCCCCGCTTGTTGCCAACATTTTATattacaggttttattttcttaatgtttgtgttttcacttcACTGGATGtggcatatatatatttttaaagacaacTTCGAATAAGTTTGTAATTTTGACATGTTCACACAACGTATGTtgcatgaaaaatacatttcaacgCTGAATGAAAACGTTAATTGCTTTGAAAGTGAATTTTATGCGGAAAAAGACGCGAGAAAACATGGCGGTCTTGTTGTATTCCGGTTAAAAAGTGCTGAGAGACACATGAGGAAAACAGATTTCAACATTCAGGATTCAAATTTGCGCATCAGAACACGGAATGAGGACATCTGATCCTAATACACAAgtttcagaaaagaaagaagaagaagaagaagaagaagaagaagaagaagaagaagaaactagCACTACGGAAAAAATGCAATTGTTTGGCATTCCTCAAAGTTGACAGCAGCAATCAGGAGTCGAGGTTTGGCAAACTTTTATGtcttgtgtgtctctgtgggaagaaaaaaaaaaacatccactgAAAAAACAGACAACCCTCTCCCCCGccctccaaaaaacaaaacaaaaacaaaagccattGTTAAGGTGTGATGTGCAAAAGCAGACGCAAACACTCCGACTCTAATTAATTGTCACAGTTCATAGTTCACGCAGTTATTTTCaagtctttaaatgtttatttactaaagtcagttttctttacaaagaaatgtaCACAGTACAGATACAAAGACATTCAATAAATACCACTTTCCCTGCGCTTCCAACGACGCtgcaatgctttttttttttttcttgaacgctacacattttatttacaattacagcgaaaaaagaagaagaaaaaaaaaactatggtACCCATTAAGGCCACATTGTGAAGGTTTAAAAAACTAATACCAtttactaaaatataatttggtccctttttttttattatttttttaaattattatcatttttaattacaaaatataaaacttgacAGGAGCTGCTGTTAAAAATATCAATCCTTTCTGCAGCTTCGCCGGAGAACCACAGGTAATTTTGGGTAacaaaaaagggggaaaaaaatacttcaagtGACAATAAGGACGCTTTCATAAGGCACAGACACCGAATAATAAGTACTTTGCTgtttcatttctctcttttactAATTTAAGCGTCCACTTTTATATTATTGCGGAACCACAGTGGATCACCTGACCGTAAGGCATTTCAAggatttgttcttttgttgttgtttttttctgggaaTTTAAAACTGAAGTGGACATAAATTTAGGTCATTTTAATCCCAGAAATGCGcgcatgtttgaaaaaaataataaaaataaaat
Proteins encoded in this region:
- the atp5pd gene encoding ATP synthase peripheral stalk subunit d, mitochondrial, whose protein sequence is MAGRRAALKAIDWLAFAERVPPNQRGMFNALKTRTDAISAKLASLPETPAAIDWSYYRSAVAKAGMVDEFEKKFKALQIPEPVDTQTSNINAQEAEANKSAVAYIEASKARVATYEQELEKFKNMIPFDQMTIDDLNEAFPETKLDKVKYPYWPHKPIANL